A single region of the Massilia sp. erpn genome encodes:
- a CDS encoding flagellar hook assembly protein FlgD: protein MAISPSSAVGSAPLSQSANIGIQDFLKILTAQLNNQDPLKPVDNQEFVAQIAQFATLEQSRQLNEKIEGLLSVQSSMQSIGLLGKTVDVGQGGGLLTGRVTAIDVSSGAPMLTLTTPANTFLNNINMSQIINIR, encoded by the coding sequence ATGGCAATCTCCCCCAGCTCCGCGGTCGGTTCCGCTCCCCTCTCGCAATCGGCCAATATCGGCATCCAGGACTTCCTGAAGATCCTGACGGCCCAGCTCAACAACCAGGATCCGCTGAAGCCGGTGGACAACCAGGAATTCGTGGCGCAGATCGCGCAGTTTGCGACCCTGGAGCAAAGCCGCCAGCTGAATGAAAAAATCGAAGGCTTGCTGTCGGTGCAATCGTCGATGCAATCGATCGGCTTGCTGGGCAAGACCGTCGACGTGGGCCAGGGCGGCGGCCTGCTGACCGGCCGCGTCACCGCGATCGACGTCAGCAGCGGCGCGCCGATGCTGACCCTCACCACGCCGGCCAACACCTTCCTGAACAATATCAATATGTCGCAAATCATCAATATTCGCTGA
- a CDS encoding flagellar hook protein FlgE translates to MLDTLYIGTSGLLSHAKGLRVVGNNLANVNTPGFKSAQLQFGALFEQGGGSAPAATAQHALGRGVDVVGTRLLLKAGNEQGTGNPLDLSINGNGMFVVRRDDKLMYTRSGDFQFNASNLLVNGAGDHVQALDANGKLSDVTLNDLPRNPAKATTTVKLSGNLPTPPAPPATPSDTVLNGVTVIDAAGVSHAVNLVIKSTGAGSYSVAVSDAAAGGAALGSGVIKFVGLAPDPANNTVSFNYASAGVPAFAVKLDFSAVNSLLSPSTLSASQDGYLGGVRSDQSIGADGTINVRYSNGQTGKGQRLALADFRSEQDLDQVASGMFVQKGENAVRYGLAGVEAFGNLQAGRREGSNVDLAEEFGNLILMQRGYQASSHVISTANDMIQQLFDMKGNR, encoded by the coding sequence ATGCTGGATACCTTATATATCGGAACGTCGGGCCTGCTGAGCCATGCCAAGGGCTTGCGCGTGGTCGGCAACAACCTGGCCAATGTCAACACGCCGGGCTTCAAAAGCGCCCAGCTGCAGTTCGGCGCCCTGTTTGAACAGGGCGGCGGCAGCGCGCCGGCCGCCACCGCCCAGCACGCGCTGGGGCGCGGCGTGGACGTGGTGGGCACGCGCCTGCTGCTGAAGGCCGGCAATGAGCAGGGCACGGGCAATCCGCTCGACCTGAGCATCAATGGCAACGGCATGTTCGTGGTGCGCCGCGACGACAAGCTGATGTACACGCGCAGCGGCGATTTCCAGTTCAACGCCAGCAATCTGCTGGTCAACGGCGCCGGCGATCACGTGCAGGCGCTCGACGCGAACGGCAAGCTGAGCGACGTGACCCTGAACGACTTGCCGCGCAACCCGGCCAAGGCCACCACCACCGTCAAGCTGAGCGGCAACCTGCCGACGCCGCCGGCGCCGCCGGCCACGCCCAGCGACACGGTGCTGAATGGCGTCACCGTCATCGATGCGGCCGGCGTCAGCCACGCCGTCAATCTGGTGATCAAATCGACCGGTGCCGGCAGCTATAGCGTGGCGGTCAGCGATGCGGCCGCCGGCGGCGCGGCCCTGGGCAGCGGCGTGATCAAATTTGTCGGCCTGGCGCCGGACCCGGCCAACAACACGGTGAGTTTCAATTACGCATCGGCCGGCGTGCCGGCGTTCGCTGTCAAGCTCGACTTCAGCGCCGTCAATTCCCTGCTCTCGCCCTCGACCCTGAGCGCGAGCCAGGACGGCTATCTGGGCGGCGTGCGCTCCGACCAGAGCATCGGCGCCGACGGCACCATCAATGTGCGCTATTCCAATGGCCAGACCGGCAAAGGCCAGCGCCTGGCCCTGGCCGACTTCCGCTCGGAACAGGATCTGGACCAAGTCGCCAGCGGCATGTTTGTGCAAAAAGGCGAGAACGCGGTGCGCTATGGCCTGGCCGGCGTCGAAGCGTTCGGCAATCTGCAAGCGGGCCGGCGTGAAGGCTCGAACGTGGACCTGGCCGAAGAGTTCGGCAACCTGATCCTGATGCAGCGCGGCTACCAGGCGTCGTCCCACGTGATCAGCACCGCCAACGACATGATCCAGCAACTGTTCGACATGAAGGGGAACCGTTGA
- a CDS encoding FliM/FliN family flagellar motor C-terminal domain-containing protein has translation MAYRPYRLLGKSTLAAVQEVVQGALAAWCADWGLAAADWSLDCQAAADGAGSWPLWRQRRVSGALALWYGWGEDLPFQLQKQLFPPERSYAQPSESQAGLAAAGAAAALAALLDTLAGLAHLPGAPAATEAESGPGAELAPGSGAVCAVLRSARCTLHCVLNGAVADAWCALARQPPATAAPLAPLAALQYSAVLAHVPLSLPVAVGRASVSLGNLRTLAPGDVIRLDSLADRPLAVGAPQGGILFAGYLGLAQQSVALEVLPAQA, from the coding sequence ATGGCGTACCGCCCGTATCGCCTGCTGGGCAAGTCGACGCTGGCCGCGGTGCAGGAGGTGGTGCAGGGCGCGCTGGCGGCCTGGTGCGCGGACTGGGGGCTGGCGGCGGCCGATTGGTCGCTGGACTGCCAGGCGGCCGCCGACGGCGCCGGCAGCTGGCCGCTGTGGCGCCAGCGCCGCGTCAGCGGCGCGCTGGCGCTGTGGTATGGCTGGGGCGAGGACTTGCCGTTCCAGCTGCAGAAACAGTTGTTCCCGCCCGAACGCAGCTATGCCCAGCCTTCGGAATCGCAGGCGGGCCTGGCCGCTGCCGGCGCCGCGGCGGCGCTGGCGGCCTTGCTCGACACGCTGGCCGGCCTGGCCCATCTGCCGGGCGCGCCGGCCGCCACCGAGGCCGAAAGCGGGCCCGGCGCTGAATTGGCGCCAGGCTCGGGCGCCGTGTGCGCCGTACTGCGCAGCGCCCGCTGCACCCTGCATTGCGTGCTGAACGGCGCCGTGGCCGACGCCTGGTGCGCGCTGGCGCGCCAGCCGCCGGCCACGGCCGCGCCGCTGGCGCCGCTGGCCGCGCTGCAGTACAGCGCGGTGCTGGCCCATGTGCCGCTCAGCCTGCCCGTTGCGGTGGGCCGGGCCAGCGTCAGCCTGGGCAATCTGCGCACGCTGGCGCCGGGCGATGTGATCCGCCTCGACAGCCTGGCCGACCGGCCGCTGGCGGTGGGCGCGCCGCAGGGCGGCATTCTTTTTGCAGGCTATCTCGGCCTGGCGCAACAATCGGTGGCGCTCGAAGTGCTGCCGGCACAAGCATAA
- the fliN gene encoding flagellar motor switch protein FliN — MTSNHKTAKAQTQLVELAEFAGQTPSGPAILGANLRLLDSVPVSLEVKVGNVQTTVGELMGLKEQAVLKIDRHTGQPVDVVVNGNVVARGQLVVVDDNFGVRITEIAAAA; from the coding sequence ATGACAAGCAATCACAAGACGGCCAAGGCCCAGACCCAGCTGGTGGAGCTGGCGGAATTCGCCGGCCAGACCCCGTCCGGTCCCGCCATTCTCGGCGCTAACCTGCGCCTGCTGGACAGCGTGCCGGTCAGCCTGGAGGTCAAGGTCGGCAATGTGCAGACCACGGTGGGCGAGCTGATGGGCTTGAAGGAACAGGCGGTGCTGAAGATCGACCGCCACACCGGGCAACCGGTCGACGTCGTCGTCAATGGCAATGTGGTGGCGCGCGGCCAGCTGGTGGTGGTCGACGATAATTTCGGCGTGCGCATCACCGAGATCGCGGCGGCTGCATGA
- a CDS encoding flagellar biosynthetic protein FliO, with the protein MRPGLRQAAALLAGAALSGLARAEPAASAIPFKRADAAASGAGGAGLALLLLSVLAIALVYWLRRRLRLTAAGGADGRLLRVLETRRLGPRALVSVVEFGGQHYLLAQSEQGVSCVASAPAPVPAAVDAAAVEGGDER; encoded by the coding sequence ATGAGGCCAGGCTTGCGACAGGCGGCGGCGCTGCTGGCGGGCGCGGCCCTGAGCGGCCTGGCGCGCGCCGAGCCGGCCGCCTCGGCCATTCCCTTCAAGCGCGCCGACGCGGCCGCGAGCGGTGCCGGCGGCGCCGGCCTGGCGCTGCTGCTGCTGAGCGTGCTGGCCATCGCCCTGGTGTATTGGCTGCGCCGGCGCCTGCGCCTGACGGCGGCGGGCGGCGCCGACGGCCGCCTGCTGCGCGTGCTGGAAACGCGCCGGCTTGGGCCGCGCGCCCTGGTCAGCGTGGTCGAGTTCGGCGGCCAGCACTATCTGCTGGCGCAAAGCGAACAGGGCGTGAGCTGCGTGGCGAGCGCCCCGGCGCCCGTGCCGGCGGCGGTGGATGCGGCAGCGGTGGAGGGCGGCGATGAGCGGTAA
- the fliP gene encoding flagellar type III secretion system pore protein FliP (The bacterial flagellar biogenesis protein FliP forms a type III secretion system (T3SS)-type pore required for flagellar assembly.): MSGNWQRWTLLALLLTAGAVAWAAPPVASVGGIGLRVDGLGQPAEVSSAIKILLGLTVLSLAPAILMSMTSFIRIVVVLSMLRHALGMQETPPNTVVVSLALFLTFFTMAPALQQVNSQAFQPYMAGKLATDVAAERAIAPLREFMVRQTREQDLALMVELAKAEQPRSMADISMVQLIPAFMLSELRAAFQIGFVIFLPFLLVDLIVSSALMALGMMMVPPASISLPLKILLFVLMDGWNLVVRSLLGTFA, from the coding sequence ATGAGCGGTAACTGGCAACGCTGGACCCTGCTGGCGCTGTTGCTGACGGCTGGCGCCGTGGCCTGGGCCGCGCCGCCGGTGGCCAGCGTGGGCGGCATCGGCCTGCGCGTCGACGGCCTGGGCCAGCCGGCCGAAGTGTCCTCGGCCATCAAGATCCTGCTCGGCCTGACGGTGCTGAGCCTGGCGCCGGCCATCCTGATGTCGATGACGTCCTTCATCCGCATCGTGGTGGTGCTGTCGATGCTGCGCCACGCGCTGGGCATGCAGGAAACGCCGCCGAACACGGTGGTGGTGAGCCTGGCCCTGTTCCTGACCTTCTTCACCATGGCGCCGGCGCTGCAGCAAGTCAACAGCCAAGCCTTCCAGCCGTATATGGCCGGCAAGCTGGCCACCGATGTGGCGGCCGAGCGCGCCATCGCGCCGCTGCGCGAATTCATGGTGCGCCAGACGCGCGAGCAGGACCTGGCCCTGATGGTGGAGCTGGCCAAGGCCGAGCAGCCGCGCAGCATGGCCGACATCAGCATGGTGCAGCTGATCCCGGCCTTCATGCTGTCCGAGCTGCGCGCCGCCTTCCAGATCGGCTTCGTCATCTTCCTGCCCTTCCTGCTGGTGGACTTGATCGTCTCCAGCGCGCTGATGGCGCTGGGCATGATGATGGTGCCGCCGGCTTCGATTTCGCTGCCGCTGAAGATCCTGCTGTTCGTGCTGATGGATGGCTGGAACCTGGTGGTGCGGTCGTTGCTGGGCACGTTTGCTTAA
- a CDS encoding sigma-70 family RNA polymerase sigma factor yields MRAGEAQLAVAELWQAFRSSGDAALRERLAACYLEFARMMAGKLYAGRTFTGLEFDDYLQFARLGLLEAIDRYDHALGAKFETYAALRINGAILSGIRSYSEVHEQIAARKQIAATRVAALSQAAPDGRDPDALFGHLAELAIGLAVGFALEGQGMYRDGETEYPDNSYARAELRQLRERIVALVQTLPARQRRVIAGHYLQGQPFEEIAAALQLSKGRVAQLHKEGLASLRVQLRSGAVREWAF; encoded by the coding sequence ATGCGGGCAGGCGAGGCGCAGCTGGCAGTTGCCGAACTCTGGCAAGCGTTCCGCAGCAGCGGCGATGCTGCGCTGCGCGAGCGTCTGGCCGCCTGCTACCTCGAGTTTGCCCGCATGATGGCCGGCAAGCTGTACGCCGGCCGCACGTTTACCGGCCTGGAGTTCGATGATTATCTGCAGTTTGCGCGCCTCGGCCTGCTCGAAGCGATCGACCGCTACGACCATGCGCTGGGCGCCAAGTTCGAAACCTATGCCGCCTTGCGCATCAACGGCGCTATACTCAGCGGCATCCGCTCGTATAGCGAGGTGCACGAGCAGATCGCCGCGCGCAAGCAGATCGCCGCCACGCGCGTGGCGGCGCTGAGCCAGGCGGCGCCGGACGGCCGCGATCCCGACGCCCTGTTCGGCCATCTGGCCGAGCTGGCCATCGGCCTGGCGGTCGGTTTCGCGCTGGAAGGGCAGGGCATGTACCGGGACGGCGAGACGGAATACCCGGACAATAGCTATGCGCGTGCCGAGCTGCGCCAGCTGCGCGAGCGCATCGTGGCCCTGGTGCAAACGCTGCCGGCGCGGCAGCGGCGCGTGATTGCCGGCCATTATCTGCAGGGCCAGCCTTTCGAGGAAATCGCCGCCGCGCTGCAGTTGAGCAAGGGCCGCGTGGCCCAGCTGCACAAGGAGGGCCTGGCCAGCTTGCGCGTGCAGCTGCGCAGCGGCGCCGTGCGCGAATGGGCGTTTTAG
- a CDS encoding lipopolysaccharide assembly protein LapB has protein sequence MNNGTLAMLDQAELFQLALNASANGDSASTIAYLKEAVARSDASAHAHYLLGAEYAQIKLYTRAIDEMEAALAIDPGLAAARLQLAMLWLGQNDGARAAVVLGPLQALGEDEALRHFGQGLELLIGGDNAGAIASLERGIALNVAIPPLNGDMQRIIAEVQALSQAPQEGAAAADEGGQHILLSAYSGNQQS, from the coding sequence ATGAATAACGGCACACTTGCGATGTTGGACCAGGCGGAACTGTTTCAATTGGCGCTCAACGCCAGCGCCAATGGCGATTCGGCCAGCACCATCGCCTATCTGAAAGAAGCGGTGGCACGCAGCGACGCCAGCGCCCACGCCCACTACCTGCTGGGCGCCGAATATGCGCAGATCAAGCTGTATACGCGCGCCATCGACGAGATGGAAGCGGCCCTGGCCATCGATCCCGGCCTGGCCGCGGCGCGCCTGCAGCTGGCCATGCTGTGGCTGGGCCAGAACGACGGCGCGCGCGCCGCCGTGGTGCTGGGACCGCTGCAAGCGCTGGGCGAGGACGAGGCGCTGCGCCACTTCGGCCAGGGCCTGGAACTGTTGATCGGCGGCGACAATGCCGGCGCCATCGCCAGCCTGGAGCGCGGCATCGCGCTGAATGTGGCGATCCCGCCGCTGAACGGCGATATGCAGCGCATCATCGCCGAGGTGCAAGCCTTGTCGCAGGCGCCGCAGGAGGGCGCCGCGGCGGCCGACGAGGGCGGCCAGCATATCCTGCTGTCGGCCTATTCCGGCAACCAGCAGTCCTGA
- a CDS encoding tetratricopeptide repeat protein, whose protein sequence is MQSEQQSAAAGRLARIEGYLAADAQNKELLAEAIDLSLAAGAPARAAEHAAAALACYPDDAFFQARQGHVLLAQQQWEAAAALFGSLLERHADVNLAYNFAYAAQMLGRYAEVVAALAPFAAGATLRAPAAAVLLRAWHHLGEYDAALELIARQEADGAVDAGFYGVAGAIFFDADRIEDAARCSQAALADGKAPQEALVVGGSLALARADGSAAASQLFEQALARNPAEGRAWSGLGLASLLRQDLATAQEQLEKAVHYLPGHIGSWHVLGWCKIFRQDLAGAEAVFRHALELDRNFGDSHGGLGVVQALLGQKAEAEGSIERALRLDPQSLSARYAQMVLAGDTSDPVRFRALAQRLLAGRPAPLGGTMADLLPPAKER, encoded by the coding sequence ATGCAGTCTGAACAACAGAGCGCCGCCGCCGGGCGGCTGGCCCGCATCGAAGGCTATCTGGCGGCCGATGCGCAAAACAAGGAATTGCTGGCCGAAGCCATCGATCTGAGTCTGGCCGCCGGCGCGCCGGCGCGCGCCGCCGAACACGCGGCGGCGGCCCTGGCCTGCTACCCGGACGACGCCTTCTTCCAGGCGCGCCAGGGCCATGTGCTGCTGGCGCAGCAGCAGTGGGAAGCGGCGGCCGCCTTGTTTGGCAGCCTGCTCGAGCGCCATGCCGACGTCAACCTGGCATACAACTTCGCCTATGCCGCCCAGATGCTGGGCCGCTATGCCGAGGTGGTGGCGGCGCTGGCGCCGTTCGCCGCCGGCGCCACCCTGCGCGCACCGGCTGCCGCCGTGCTGCTGCGCGCCTGGCACCATCTGGGCGAGTACGACGCCGCGCTCGAACTGATCGCGCGCCAGGAAGCGGACGGCGCCGTCGATGCCGGCTTCTACGGCGTGGCCGGCGCCATCTTCTTCGACGCCGACCGGATCGAGGACGCGGCCCGCTGCAGCCAGGCCGCGCTGGCCGATGGCAAGGCGCCGCAGGAAGCGCTGGTGGTGGGCGGCTCGCTGGCGCTGGCCCGGGCCGACGGCAGCGCCGCGGCCAGCCAGCTGTTCGAACAGGCGCTGGCGCGCAATCCGGCCGAAGGGCGGGCCTGGTCGGGCCTGGGCCTGGCCAGCCTGCTGCGCCAGGACCTGGCCACGGCCCAGGAGCAGCTCGAGAAAGCCGTGCACTATCTGCCGGGCCATATCGGCAGCTGGCATGTGCTGGGCTGGTGCAAGATCTTCCGCCAGGACCTGGCCGGCGCCGAGGCCGTGTTCCGCCACGCGCTCGAACTGGACCGCAACTTCGGCGACAGCCATGGCGGCCTGGGCGTGGTGCAAGCCTTGCTGGGCCAGAAAGCCGAAGCCGAGGGCAGCATCGAACGCGCGCTGCGCCTCGATCCGCAAAGCCTGTCGGCGCGCTACGCGCAGATGGTGCTGGCCGGCGACACCAGCGATCCGGTGCGCTTCCGCGCGCTGGCGCAGCGCCTGCTGGCCGGCCGCCCGGCGCCGCTGGGCGGCACCATGGCCGACCTGCTGCCGCCGGCGAAGGAGCGCTAA
- a CDS encoding flagellar biosynthetic protein FliQ encodes MRADLALQMLADMLWNGLLISAPLLAVTLGVGLLISVIQVVTQVQESSLSFIPKIIASVIVLVVCGPWMLKRLLAFSTALIGNIPSYF; translated from the coding sequence ATGAGGGCCGATCTCGCCTTGCAGATGCTGGCCGATATGCTGTGGAACGGCTTGCTCATTTCGGCGCCGCTGCTGGCCGTCACGCTCGGCGTGGGCCTGCTGATCAGCGTGATCCAGGTGGTGACCCAGGTGCAGGAAAGCTCGCTCAGCTTCATTCCCAAGATCATCGCCTCGGTCATCGTGCTGGTGGTGTGCGGTCCGTGGATGCTGAAGCGCCTGCTGGCCTTTTCCACTGCGCTGATCGGCAATATCCCCTCGTATTTTTAG
- a CDS encoding flagellar biosynthetic protein FliR, protein MQIHIDAGWALAVFYTSLRLGAVLLLSPLLASLGRMTTIRVLLTLALSVLLVQGLHLPPVAGTPSLGAIVAGAAQEVALGATLAFGVFAAFGAFSVAGKLLDVQTGFGMGSVYDPVTRAGAPMFAGMLNMLAVVVFFSLDGHHAFLRGLAFSLQQVPPGADLWTLQAEPVIRQFGLMFSLGVALIIPVLLCLLLIETGLALVSRLLPQMNVFVVGVPLKIVGGVTLFAITLPTLGPAMGRVYASVFKYWEGVLA, encoded by the coding sequence TTGCAGATCCATATCGATGCCGGCTGGGCGCTGGCCGTGTTCTACACCTCGCTGCGCCTGGGCGCCGTGCTGCTGCTGTCGCCGCTGCTGGCCAGCCTGGGCCGGATGACCACCATCCGCGTGCTGCTGACCCTGGCGCTCAGCGTGCTGCTGGTGCAGGGCTTGCACCTGCCGCCGGTGGCGGGCACGCCGTCGCTGGGCGCCATCGTGGCCGGCGCCGCGCAGGAAGTGGCGCTCGGCGCCACCCTGGCCTTCGGCGTGTTCGCCGCCTTCGGCGCGTTCTCGGTGGCAGGCAAGCTGCTCGATGTGCAGACCGGTTTCGGCATGGGTTCGGTATACGACCCGGTGACGCGGGCCGGCGCGCCGATGTTCGCCGGCATGCTGAATATGTTGGCGGTGGTGGTGTTTTTCAGCCTGGACGGCCACCATGCCTTCCTGCGCGGCCTGGCGTTCTCGCTGCAGCAGGTGCCGCCCGGCGCCGACCTGTGGACCTTGCAGGCCGAGCCGGTGATCCGCCAGTTCGGCCTGATGTTTTCGCTGGGCGTGGCGCTGATCATTCCGGTGCTGCTGTGCCTGCTGTTGATCGAGACCGGCCTGGCCCTGGTTTCGCGCCTGCTGCCGCAGATGAATGTGTTCGTGGTCGGCGTGCCGCTGAAGATCGTGGGCGGGGTCACGCTGTTCGCCATCACGCTGCCGACGCTGGGGCCGGCCATGGGCCGGGTGTACGCCTCGGTGTTCAAGTATTGGGAAGGGGTGCTGGCGTAA